A stretch of the Ostrea edulis chromosome 9, xbOstEdul1.1, whole genome shotgun sequence genome encodes the following:
- the LOC125659660 gene encoding galectin-7-like, whose product MYPTGSHAPPEKGGGYPPAQGGYGGGYPPPSGGAYPPQPGGYPGGYGAPPGGYGAPSSGYGAPPGGGYAPPPGGYGGYGPPPGTGPVGPPPGGYAPPPMGNMGNFGPPSVGPVFNPPTPYQAPIPGGAHPGRSCIIKGMLTGDDGFFVNLKCGEEIGLHFNPRPNQGCVVLNHNQHGSWGHEERHGGNMPFHPGQPFELCVTFDPNQYKIFVNHQPFPSFNARMYPIEKYELLEVGGSIQIHEIRFS is encoded by the exons ATGTAT CCGACAGGAAGTCACGCTCCTCCAGAAAAAGGAGGTGGATACCCTCCGGCTCAGGGAGGTTATGGGGGCGGGTACCCGCCTCCCTCTGGGGGTGCTTACCCACCGCAACCTGGTGGCTACCCGGGAGGATACGGAGCTCCCCCTGGCGGTTATGGAGCTCCCTCTAGTGGATATGGAGCACCTCCTGGCGGTGGATATGCACCTCCCCCGGGGGGATATGGTGGGTATGGACCTCCCCCAGGAACGGGACCAGTCGGCCCTCCCCCGGGCGGCTACGCTCCGCCTCCGATGGGAAACATGGGAAACTTTGGACCTCCATCAGTCGGACCAGTTTTTAATCCG CCTACGCCTTACCAGGCACCGATTCCCGGAGGGGCCCATCCGGGCAGATCCTGCATCATTAAAGGCATGCTTACCGGTGACGATGG ATTTTTCGTTAACCTGAAATGTGGAGAAGAAATCGGTCTTCATTTCAATCCCCGTCCAAATCAAGGCTGTGTCGTCCTAAACCATAATCAACATGGAAGCTGGGGGCATGAGGAAAGACATGGCGGGAACATGCCCTTTCACCCTGGGCAACCTTTCGAGCTTTGTGTAACTTTTGATCCCAACCAATATAAg ATATTTGTTAATCATCAGCCGTTCCCGAGCTTCAACGCAAGAATGTATCCGATCGAGAAGTACGAACTGCTTGAGGTCGGCGGGTCGATTCAAATTCACGAAATCAGATTTTCGTAG
- the LOC125659338 gene encoding uncharacterized protein LOC125659338 isoform X1, with protein sequence MTRMRSTTFTIIFISLYGLIHAGPTCMRCNEVAEIGECLTNVVTCGDNEECYLEKVTKEDLSIRFNAGCRSKQVCTLMAALASAGRKRDLVNCADCCSDAPDKNGPCNAKLCGLTPIQTAATCVACDGVHSDVLSCTTAATCPPNEVCYTGIRIVGTAIRYVFGCYEERVCRAMLENDNKNSTIHGRAGRVIHGDHGTKICDACCKGDRCNAGDCFDIKKNMTIADFSNGSAPPTGTP encoded by the exons ATGACCA GAATGAGATCAACAACAT TTACAATCATCTTTATATCCTTATATG GATTAATTCATGCTGGACCAACATGCATGCGGTGCAACGAGGTTGCTGAAATCGGAGAATGTTTAACAAATGTTGTCACTTGTGGAGACAATGAG gaATGTTATTTGGAGAAAGTTACAAAGGAAGATCTGAGCATTCGATTCAACGCAGGCTGTCGCTCGAAACAG GTGTGCACTCTCATGGCCGCGCTGGCGTCTGCTGGAAGGAAACGAGACCTCGTGAACTGCGCCGATTGTTGCTCAGATGCCCCAGACAAGAATGGTCCCTGTAATGCTAAGTTGTGCGGTCTAA CGCCCATACAAACGGCGGCTACTTGCGTTGCATGTGATGGCGTCCACAGTGATGTACTGTCTTGTACCACAGCAGCTACCTGTCCACCTAACGAG GTTTGCTATACCGGTATCCGTATTGTTGGTACAGCTATCCGCTATGTATTTGGTTGCTATGAAGAACGT gTCTGCCGTGCTATGTTAGAAAATGACAACAAAAACTCCACTATTCACGGTCGTGCTGGGAGGGTTATTCATGGAGATCACGGAACGAAAATCTGTGACGCTTGTTGTAAAGGTGACAGATGCAACGCCGGAGACTGTTTCGATATTAAAAAGA ATATGACGATCGCTGACTTTAGCAATGGTTCCGCTCCTCCCACTGGAACTCCCTAG
- the LOC125660252 gene encoding uncharacterized protein LOC125660252, which translates to MDLNGCFMDEEAELVPQQSRDLNYIAFQNASNFQHSTPKEFASRFSLRRDDILPERRRFVQIAAIENSCNDKVKYDLKLRTETVHCTTKDNEPSDESFSLRVSTEEKQNKVLCTTTKEFRTRRMIIRQGLFNDEIRHNTPKKPELKSTTKGDALEEDANINHNTLKGVNGTLEEDDGCLLWTNSSAKDLQHVTSAPQLPGNSEFEINNLNYGISLPQLSWISRRGSLQLQFWQRCLEVMNRKTEKMRKRDKELKDRLEKVRKRAEMLSRSTVITPVKTESRSATCINRGYDYKAKVERQIVRHSSNIYTCYLGNLIIKSPKRHSQCSYV; encoded by the coding sequence ATGGATCTTAATGGATGTTTTATGGATGAAGAGGCAGAGCTCGTGCCTCAACAATCTCGCGACCTAAACTATATAGCTTTCCAAAATGCAAGCAATTTTCAACACAGCACACCAAAAGAATTTGCGAGCCGATTTTCCTTACGACGCGACGACATTTTGCCAGAGAGACGGCGGTTCGTGCAAATTGCCGCTATAGAGAACTCTTGCAATGACAAAGTGAAATACGACTTAAAACTTCGCACAGAAACTGTTCACTGTACAACCAAGGATAATGAGCCCTCTGATGAGAGTTTTAGTCTCAGAGTATCAAcggaagaaaaacaaaataaagttcTCTGCACTACGACGAAAGAATTTCGGACTCGACGAATGATAATACGTCAAGGTTTATTTAATGATGAAATCCGACACAACACCCCGAAAAAACCCGAACTGAAATCTACGACTAAAGGGGATGCTCTGGAGGAGGACGCAAATATCAACCACAACACGCTTAAAGGAGTAAATGGTACCTTAGAGGAAGATGACGGATGTTTGTTGTGGACTAATTCCTCTGCAAAAGATCTCCAGCATGTTACATCGGCCCCTCAGCTTCCGGGAAATTCCGAGTTCGAAATCAACAACTTGAATTACGGAATATCACTTCCACAGCTATCGTGGATATCCAGGCGTGGTTCCCTGCAACTCCAATTCTGGCAGCGGTGCTTGGAGGTGATGAACCGGAAGACGGAAAAGATGCGCAAAAGGGACAAAGAATTAAAAGACAGACTTGAGAAAGTTAGGAAACGTGCCGAAATGCTGTCCAGAAGCACCGTGATAACGCCTGTAAAAACCGAATCGAGAAGTGCTACATGTATCAATAGAGGTTACGATTACAAAGCTAAGGTGGAAAGGCAAATAGTGCGCCATTCAAGTAATATATACACCTGCTATCTTGGAAACCTCATCATCAAGAGTCCCAAGCGACACTCTCAATGTTCCTATGTTTAA
- the LOC125659338 gene encoding uncharacterized protein LOC125659338 isoform X3, protein MRCNEVAEIGECLTNVVTCGDNEECYLEKVTKEDLSIRFNAGCRSKQVCTLMAALASAGRKRDLVNCADCCSDAPDKNGPCNAKLCGLTPIQTAATCVACDGVHSDVLSCTTAATCPPNEVCYTGIRIVGTAIRYVFGCYEERVCRAMLENDNKNSTIHGRAGRVIHGDHGTKICDACCKGDRCNAGDCFDIKKNMTIADFSNGSAPPTGTP, encoded by the exons ATGCGGTGCAACGAGGTTGCTGAAATCGGAGAATGTTTAACAAATGTTGTCACTTGTGGAGACAATGAG gaATGTTATTTGGAGAAAGTTACAAAGGAAGATCTGAGCATTCGATTCAACGCAGGCTGTCGCTCGAAACAG GTGTGCACTCTCATGGCCGCGCTGGCGTCTGCTGGAAGGAAACGAGACCTCGTGAACTGCGCCGATTGTTGCTCAGATGCCCCAGACAAGAATGGTCCCTGTAATGCTAAGTTGTGCGGTCTAA CGCCCATACAAACGGCGGCTACTTGCGTTGCATGTGATGGCGTCCACAGTGATGTACTGTCTTGTACCACAGCAGCTACCTGTCCACCTAACGAG GTTTGCTATACCGGTATCCGTATTGTTGGTACAGCTATCCGCTATGTATTTGGTTGCTATGAAGAACGT gTCTGCCGTGCTATGTTAGAAAATGACAACAAAAACTCCACTATTCACGGTCGTGCTGGGAGGGTTATTCATGGAGATCACGGAACGAAAATCTGTGACGCTTGTTGTAAAGGTGACAGATGCAACGCCGGAGACTGTTTCGATATTAAAAAGA ATATGACGATCGCTGACTTTAGCAATGGTTCCGCTCCTCCCACTGGAACTCCCTAG
- the LOC125660007 gene encoding uncharacterized protein LOC125660007 isoform X1, whose translation MSRNLIAILLVSIIINDVTDSIGPLCIVCQNAATVEECRQQNKVHCGDNEDCYLKKYTTNTAQIRFEAGCFPKTTCVLLNSLNPSPVGKRDTDLHRPKKDLTNCFQCCNGTTTQDGPCNSYLCHQDPTAELVTCKVCTGVHDHIESCAHEDVCPPTEACYTGIRIVGNEAKYVFGCANKRICRSLALDNARQARVIHGDVGLNICDACCVGTNCNEAECFTLKKEMKYADYKRNTTSTTTSTLG comes from the exons ATGTCCAGAAATTTAATAg CAATTCTGTTGGTCTCTATCATAATAAATG ATGTTACAGATAGTATTGGTCCTTTGTGTATAGTATGCCAGAACGCAGCCACAGTTGAAGAATGTAGACAACAGAACAAGGTTCACTGCGGAGACAATGAA GATTgctatttgaaaaaatacacaACGAACACTGCACAGATCAGATTTGAGGCAGGATGTTTTCCGAAGACG ACGTGTGTCCTTCTAAACTCATTGAATCCAAGCCCTGTTGGTAAGAGGGATACGGATTTACACAGACCAAAGAAAGATCTAACGAACTGCTTCCAATGTTGTAACGGTACGACAACACAGGATGGGCCCTGTAACTCCTACCTATGCCATCAAG ACCCTACTGCCGAACTAGTAACCTGTAAAGTGTGCACTGGTGTACACGATCACATAGAAAGCTGCGCCCATGAAGACGTATGTCCGCCCACAGAG GCATGTTACACTGGCATCCGCATTGTTGGCAACGAGGCTAAATACGTGTTCGGATGTGCAAATAAAAGa ATCTGCAGATCGTTGGCGTTAGATAACGCCAGGCAGGCTCGGGTAATACATGGAGATGTAGGACTGAACATCTGTGACGCCTGCTGTGTAGGGACCAACTGTAACGAGGCCGaatgttttacattaaaaaaag AAATGAAATATGCTGATTACAAAAGGAACACTACGTCAACCACCACATCGACATTGGGATGA
- the LOC125660007 gene encoding uncharacterized protein LOC125660007 isoform X2 gives MFVFCTLDVTDSIGPLCIVCQNAATVEECRQQNKVHCGDNEDCYLKKYTTNTAQIRFEAGCFPKTTCVLLNSLNPSPVGKRDTDLHRPKKDLTNCFQCCNGTTTQDGPCNSYLCHQDPTAELVTCKVCTGVHDHIESCAHEDVCPPTEACYTGIRIVGNEAKYVFGCANKRICRSLALDNARQARVIHGDVGLNICDACCVGTNCNEAECFTLKKEMKYADYKRNTTSTTTSTLG, from the exons atgtttgttttttgtACTTTAGATGTTACAGATAGTATTGGTCCTTTGTGTATAGTATGCCAGAACGCAGCCACAGTTGAAGAATGTAGACAACAGAACAAGGTTCACTGCGGAGACAATGAA GATTgctatttgaaaaaatacacaACGAACACTGCACAGATCAGATTTGAGGCAGGATGTTTTCCGAAGACG ACGTGTGTCCTTCTAAACTCATTGAATCCAAGCCCTGTTGGTAAGAGGGATACGGATTTACACAGACCAAAGAAAGATCTAACGAACTGCTTCCAATGTTGTAACGGTACGACAACACAGGATGGGCCCTGTAACTCCTACCTATGCCATCAAG ACCCTACTGCCGAACTAGTAACCTGTAAAGTGTGCACTGGTGTACACGATCACATAGAAAGCTGCGCCCATGAAGACGTATGTCCGCCCACAGAG GCATGTTACACTGGCATCCGCATTGTTGGCAACGAGGCTAAATACGTGTTCGGATGTGCAAATAAAAGa ATCTGCAGATCGTTGGCGTTAGATAACGCCAGGCAGGCTCGGGTAATACATGGAGATGTAGGACTGAACATCTGTGACGCCTGCTGTGTAGGGACCAACTGTAACGAGGCCGaatgttttacattaaaaaaag AAATGAAATATGCTGATTACAAAAGGAACACTACGTCAACCACCACATCGACATTGGGATGA
- the LOC125659338 gene encoding uncharacterized protein LOC125659338 isoform X2 has product MRSTTFTIIFISLYGLIHAGPTCMRCNEVAEIGECLTNVVTCGDNEECYLEKVTKEDLSIRFNAGCRSKQVCTLMAALASAGRKRDLVNCADCCSDAPDKNGPCNAKLCGLTPIQTAATCVACDGVHSDVLSCTTAATCPPNEVCYTGIRIVGTAIRYVFGCYEERVCRAMLENDNKNSTIHGRAGRVIHGDHGTKICDACCKGDRCNAGDCFDIKKNMTIADFSNGSAPPTGTP; this is encoded by the exons ATGAGATCAACAACAT TTACAATCATCTTTATATCCTTATATG GATTAATTCATGCTGGACCAACATGCATGCGGTGCAACGAGGTTGCTGAAATCGGAGAATGTTTAACAAATGTTGTCACTTGTGGAGACAATGAG gaATGTTATTTGGAGAAAGTTACAAAGGAAGATCTGAGCATTCGATTCAACGCAGGCTGTCGCTCGAAACAG GTGTGCACTCTCATGGCCGCGCTGGCGTCTGCTGGAAGGAAACGAGACCTCGTGAACTGCGCCGATTGTTGCTCAGATGCCCCAGACAAGAATGGTCCCTGTAATGCTAAGTTGTGCGGTCTAA CGCCCATACAAACGGCGGCTACTTGCGTTGCATGTGATGGCGTCCACAGTGATGTACTGTCTTGTACCACAGCAGCTACCTGTCCACCTAACGAG GTTTGCTATACCGGTATCCGTATTGTTGGTACAGCTATCCGCTATGTATTTGGTTGCTATGAAGAACGT gTCTGCCGTGCTATGTTAGAAAATGACAACAAAAACTCCACTATTCACGGTCGTGCTGGGAGGGTTATTCATGGAGATCACGGAACGAAAATCTGTGACGCTTGTTGTAAAGGTGACAGATGCAACGCCGGAGACTGTTTCGATATTAAAAAGA ATATGACGATCGCTGACTTTAGCAATGGTTCCGCTCCTCCCACTGGAACTCCCTAG